The genomic interval TTGTGGTTAATCTTATGGATACCCTTATTCTACACTTTTTATTTTGTTAATAATATTGGTTGACGAACGTCCTGCTACCAGCGGAACAAATTCAATTTTTCCACCATAGTGCTGCACGATTTCCGCTTCCGGTAATGTTTCCACCGTATAGTCGCCGCCTTTAACATAAATATCAGGACGAATTTTAGCGATTAATTTTTCGGCAGTCTTATCACCAAAAATAACAACACAATCCACAACTCTAAGTGCACCTAAAACTTCCGCACGGTCTATTTCATGATTGATGGGTCTGGATTCTCCCTTAAGTGACCGTACAGAAGCATCACTATTTAACCCAATTACCAAGCAATCTCCAAGTTCTTTCGCGCGTTCTAAATATCTGACATGTCCAGCATGCAGAATATCAAAACAGCCATTGGTAAATACGATTTTTTTCCGCTCTGCACGTAGTTTTTCACACCAAAGTTCAATATCGTTTTCAGTTATGAACATTCCTATACTTCCCCAATCACATTTTTTAATTCAGCTGCACTTACAGTGGCAGTACCAAGTTTGCGTACTGCAATTCCAGCGGCAATATTAGAAATTTCTGCAGCGAGTACAGGCTCTATACCGGCAGCAAGCGCAAGCAACATGGCTGCTACACATGTATCGCCGGCACCGCTCACATCAAAAACTTCGCTAAGATTGGATACAGGAATATGATGCACTGCACCACTTGCTTCAAATAAGGTCATACCTTGATCGCCACGCGTTATCAGAATACCTTTTGCCTGCATTTTTTCTAATAAAATGGCCCCTGCTTTCAGCAATAATTCTTCATTTTCGATCGCAAAACCTACATTAGCTGAAGCTTCGGCATCATTTTGTTTTACATAATCTACACCAGTGAAACTTAAAATATTATACCTAGAATCGACTATGCATGGTATATGATGCTGTTTACAGTAACAAATAATTCGTTTTTTAATATCCTCTGTCAAAGTTCCGCTGCCATAGTCACTCATCACGACACCATCGATATTTTTTAGCGTTGACTCTAAAAAACTCATTAATTTATCTTCTACTACAGAACTCATAGACGTTTTTGGCTCATTATCTATTCGTACGATTTGCTGACTAACAGTGGCCGCACCACCAGCTATAATTCTTGTCTTTGTTATCGTTGCCCAATCTTCTAATTGAAGAAGACCTTCAATGTGAATGTCCTTTTCACTGAAGATTTGCCTGAGACCAGTACCAGCCTGATCATTGCCTACTAACCCAACTGCCCAGACATCACCGCCTAAAGTCGCCACATTATGCACAACATTGGCTGCACCGCCGGCAACGATCGTTCTCTTTGCCTGCTCCAAAACTAAGACTGGCGCTTCACGAGAAATACGGGAAATCATCCCATGCAAATAGACATCAGCAACCATGTCTCCAATCACCAAGATTTTTTTACCTTGAATTTGATGGATTACATCTACTAAATCGCTCTTCACATTATCCTCCTTTACCAATGCGCTACATCGAACTTCACTTTGATTTTATCATCTTTTTCCTGATAATCTTTATGATATGTTAACGTCATATCCCAGCAATGTAAATTATGCTGCCAAGAATAATACATATCTGCAACGCTTCCATTTGCTAAATCAAAACTTTGTGAAATTGAAATCGAATTTTTATCGTCAAACCGGTAACTAATACCACTAGCAAGTTCTTGACCAACATCTGAGTTATCATAGTTAAATAATGAAGTTTGACTATTGTTCTTCGTATAATGGTATCCTGTATAAACATTGATTCTATCATTTACTTTTTTGTATAAAGTCGCATCATATTTCATTGTATTGATTTGCGAACCATCATAAGATTCCTTTACAATTTCATACCCTGTACCAAGTGATAAAGTAAATGTCTTACTCAAATGAATCGGATCACGGCTAAAATATAGTGTATAATCTTGGTGCCAACTTGATTTATCGCCATCACGCCACTTACCATATACTGCATCAAAGTCGTATTTCCAAGGTCCACCCGCAATACGTTTCGTGGCATATTTAAATTCTAGTTCTGGTTCTTTTTTCATCCAATCATCATCATCATCCAAATAATCTCCCGCTCTTAGCGTGAGCGTATAATTTGGATCATATTTTGTAATTTCGTAGTCATTTTTAAAATCATGCTTACTGTAATAGCCAATATTAGCTTCCGCTATAATCGTATCTGCTAATGGATATTGGAAATTTTGAGTGACATAAACACCATTATCACTATTGTAACCAATTCTAGGAAAAGCGCTCTTTTGTTTGTTCTTACCAATTTTAGTTTCATAACGTGGCGTTGAATAGATAATTTTATCCTTAATTAAGAATTGTGCATCGTAGGCGACCATTTTATCATCCGGCCAAATTTCTATTTTTTTTGCCCGCATATGATAATCCGGTTTTTTTGCCGGACATTTTGTTACTGTGCCATTATAAATAATATATTCATCTGGCAAAAATTCAATGTGTTTTGCAGTAACATGTTTTTCATAATCAACGATGCCTTTCGCTTCCCCCATATTACCAACATGATCTTGATAGTTATAGAAAGTAGCATAACCATCTAAGTTCATTCCTGGCTGCATAATCTTCGCTTTGCCATCTATATTGACCTCTGTACGTTTCGTATTTCCGCGAATATCATCTGCATAAACCGTTGCCGGATCTTGTTTTATTACCACATTTCCCTTTGCATACACATCGCCAGTTTGATTATCAAAAGAAATATCATCTCCCTCTATCGTCACTGGAACAGCTGGTTTTTCAAGGTTTTCTTGATCTTTTTCTACTGTTGCACCCATATCATTTGTTGTTTCTTCAACATGAACTGGGACATTGTCGTTTGCTTCTGCAGCCTGTCCTACCATATTGGAGCCAAGTATTGTATATAAAGTAATCAAACCACAAAGGATCTTATTTTTTCTTGCCATATAGTTCTCCTATTCTAATCCAAGAAAATTTCTTAGCACCTACTATTATCATTTGAAAAAATTAAGAAATAATTCTTAACTTAGTTTTATTCTACAAATATACCGTATTTCCTGCACTAAATCTATCGGTAATATGTAGAAAACCACAAAGATCGCTAAAATCAGCGCGATCTTTGTGGTTTATTATACAACTTAATTAAATGTGGTTTGCGATTGCACCCCATGCACGATGTTTTCTTCTTTTGTTTGAATATAGATTTCTGTACCTTCTGGAATATTTACCTGTTTACCTTTAACAAAAGCGCCCCCGACAATCCCGATTGGTCCTAAGATTGCCAATCCTGCTACCGTAGCTCCCGCGGCAATCGCCATAGATTCGGTTTCTTTTTTGGCTTTATCGCCCAAAAAGGTACTTACTTCTGAGCCATCGATTGCAGTAATAGAAGAAAAATCAATATCCACTTTCGCATCACGTCCAAAATTTTGTGCTTGTGATACTTTTGTTATTTTACCATTTCCTTCGGCTCCCTTGGCAAACACTAAAACGCCATTCATCACTACATCTTCAGCAACTTGATATGTAACGATATCCCCAACCCGCGCTGTTTTGCTCTCAATTGGTGTAACCAATTTTATTTTAACCAAAGTATCCGCAGGAATAATTTCGTCCGATACATCTACAGACCCATCAGCAAAAGCCAATGCTGCTAAATTACTAATACGATCATTGTATGCGCCTACTTTTGGATTCCCCTCAATTACTGTTTCCAAATGTTCTATTCTATTTTTCATAGCTGTATTCGTCACACTATGTGTTATCGCCCATTCAATCCCATTTACCTTTGTCAGCATGGATGGATGTCCCGCTGAATTATCCAAAGCTCCATTATATAAATTATCAACTCTCGAAACGATTGCTCCATCCATGGAAGTACCATATACATCCTT from Massilibacillus massiliensis carries:
- the rfaE2 gene encoding D-glycero-beta-D-manno-heptose 1-phosphate adenylyltransferase; translation: MFITENDIELWCEKLRAERKKIVFTNGCFDILHAGHVRYLERAKELGDCLVIGLNSDASVRSLKGESRPINHEIDRAEVLGALRVVDCVVIFGDKTAEKLIAKIRPDIYVKGGDYTVETLPEAEIVQHYGGKIEFVPLVAGRSSTNIINKIKSVE
- a CDS encoding LPS-assembly protein LptD; its protein translation is MARKNKILCGLITLYTILGSNMVGQAAEANDNVPVHVEETTNDMGATVEKDQENLEKPAVPVTIEGDDISFDNQTGDVYAKGNVVIKQDPATVYADDIRGNTKRTEVNIDGKAKIMQPGMNLDGYATFYNYQDHVGNMGEAKGIVDYEKHVTAKHIEFLPDEYIIYNGTVTKCPAKKPDYHMRAKKIEIWPDDKMVAYDAQFLIKDKIIYSTPRYETKIGKNKQKSAFPRIGYNSDNGVYVTQNFQYPLADTIIAEANIGYYSKHDFKNDYEITKYDPNYTLTLRAGDYLDDDDDWMKKEPELEFKYATKRIAGGPWKYDFDAVYGKWRDGDKSSWHQDYTLYFSRDPIHLSKTFTLSLGTGYEIVKESYDGSQINTMKYDATLYKKVNDRINVYTGYHYTKNNSQTSLFNYDNSDVGQELASGISYRFDDKNSISISQSFDLANGSVADMYYSWQHNLHCWDMTLTYHKDYQEKDDKIKVKFDVAHW
- a CDS encoding bifunctional heptose 7-phosphate kinase/heptose 1-phosphate adenyltransferase; protein product: MKSDLVDVIHQIQGKKILVIGDMVADVYLHGMISRISREAPVLVLEQAKRTIVAGGAANVVHNVATLGGDVWAVGLVGNDQAGTGLRQIFSEKDIHIEGLLQLEDWATITKTRIIAGGAATVSQQIVRIDNEPKTSMSSVVEDKLMSFLESTLKNIDGVVMSDYGSGTLTEDIKKRIICYCKQHHIPCIVDSRYNILSFTGVDYVKQNDAEASANVGFAIENEELLLKAGAILLEKMQAKGILITRGDQGMTLFEASGAVHHIPVSNLSEVFDVSGAGDTCVAAMLLALAAGIEPVLAAEISNIAAGIAVRKLGTATVSAAELKNVIGEV